The genomic region gggatcacgactcagggactaactgggcatcggtcagtgggtggtgagcagttgcattgtgcatcacttgtatattccaatcctttaattattactgttgtcattttattagtgttatcattatcattattagtttcttcttttctgttctattaaaccgttcttatctcaacccaggagttttacttcttttcccgattttctccgccatcccactgggtgggggggaagtgagtgagcggctgtgtggtgcttagttgctggctggggttaaaccacgacactgccCCTTTGATCTCTGTGAAAATTGTACAGTCAGTATCTTTCTGGGTTAGGAGGATTAATAGTAccatgtatttttatctttctttataAACCTTGGGATTTGTATTTAGATTCAACTGCAAGTTAATCTATATTTCCTATATAACTTATAATCAGGTAATAAagcattcctttaaaaatattttcagtcattcTGGCATGTTTCTGTAATGATTAATAAACTGAGGCAATATAAAATCAGATTGTCCACCTCTGGGCTGTTCcgactgaattttttttgctagCAGTATTTGTATGCAGATATAATTATGACCAGCACAGATttaccaattattttattttgttactaaATGCCTTTGCATACTGAATCTGACAGTCTGTCTATTTCATTGAAATTTCCTCGGTGGTTTTTCTTATCACAGCTCTAGTTCAGTTGCAAACCAGGGGGAGATCTTTGCTTTAGTAATAAACACTCAGCTGAATAGCTGAGACAGCTGGATACAGTCAGAATGCTGCAAGAGACATTAATTGCTGTTGCTAGATTGAcctttttttcaattcaaagacaaaaaaataaaaaagtatatacctcctgccagcacatcaTCATTGTTTCATACACCTGCTTGCAGGCTAGTTTGGGCCGATACAAACGATGTCCTTGGCTAACCATTGTTACCACTTCATAGTTGGAGCTTTTTTCAAAGGGCATTTTTCCTTCCGTAAATACTTCCCACATtaaaacaccttaaaaaaaaaaagattaagaaaataagcgaataatttcttaataatatatgtttattttgaGCCCTGGGCTCAGGATTTCTGATAGATAAATAGTTTGAGATCCATATTCTAAAAAGTGTTCACATCTGTCATTGCTGAAAACATCTTATTCTAGTAGCATAGGTTTTAATAAATAACAGCTCTAAAGGTCTCTGTGGAACTTTATGCAAGCATAAAACCATGGCAAATGGTTTCTCTGAGCTTCTTCTCAGATCTTCTCATATGTCTGAATCCTTCCCAATAACTGGAGCTTAACTGCTATcgataaaatgtaaaaatagtgCTTTCTTTCAATGACGAATGTCTTACCAAAGGACCAGACATCTGACTTGCTGCTGAATCGGCTATAATTAAAAACTTCAGGGGGGCACCATTTCACTGGGAATTTAGCCCCTGAGGAGCTTGTGTATTGATCATCAAGGacatacctaaaaaaaaaaaaaagaaagaaaaaaaaaaagaaaaaacatgataACCTTCAGTCAGCCTCCAAGCCTGCAAATCATAATTTAGATTTGGATTTGAATATTAGAAGCTCATATTGCCACCTAATGGCCATGATTGTTAGCATCACATGATAAAAATAGCTTCTCTGGGGGAGTACTAAGGTTTCAGTCAAGACTCAGTTCATTTTTCTGACTACCTCAGAGTCTTCTCTTGTGATTGTTAGCTATACAACACAGGTCTAGGCCACCCGCGAGTTAAATGTCtgtattacaaaagaaaatgatgcaaaagcatagatttcttgctctgtttctcACCAGCCAGTCTGAATTCAGATGTCAGGGGACATGCAAGCTCAGTAGCACAGAAAGGTGGCAAAAGCCAAGAAGAGCATGGTCAAACCACAGTGCTTTAAGACCTCCCTTACAAGCGCTGCTCCCCACTCCCTGCCTCACCCACACGTCACCCACCTGATGCAGCACCCGTGGGTTGCTAAAATTGCTAACAAGGGCAGGAAATTAACCCCTCTCCAGGTCTCAGCACCTCTCAGCACTTAGGCTAGCGAGATGCAACTCTGAACCACCTACCCCAAGAGGATTCCAAACTCACTGAACAGCCTCTTTCTATTTACCAAAATACAGATTAACAACTATTATCTCTGCAGCATGAGATCTGCTGTCTGAGACACAAGCTCTAATGTGCCCCCCTGCGTCACTACAAGATTAAAATTTGCAAGATTTTCACAGATGCTACAGAAAGTTGCTAGTAGAAGACCAGTCAGACCACAGAGTCAGTTTAAAGCCAGTCCTCTCACAGTAAGTGCTAGACACACTTACCTCTCTAGAGAATAAACTGCCTAGTTTTGATTTTCCAGAATTAAAATGAGTAAGGAAATCCACACAAGACCATAGAACGAACAAGCTTTAAaggcactggaaaaaaaaatgaaccataCGATGTTCCCTAGAGAGGtcaaaaaagataatttttgcCTGTATTTTGCTGGGCATGTGTTGCCTTATGGCTAAGTACAAGGGTTAGGTGAATTTTCCCAAATCCCCACAAGTATGTTTGCACACTCAGCTGTACCTTGTCATTCCAAAATCCGACACTTTGACCACTCCTGAGTCACTCACCAAGCAGTTCCTGGCAGCCTGCAAAGCGAATGGTTAGAGTTTGATGAAAAACTTGCAGTCTCTTGCAGACAAATTACAATGGTCTAATGAGGACTTTGTCCTCATTGCATAGAAAGTTCACCTATTTACAAAGTTCAGTGGTGTATTCTCATTATGCTCTGGAATAAAAAGTACATGTGCATTTGCTCTCTATAGTACTGCTTTGACAACTAaactattttgtaaaaaatcaccagaaaaaaattatcatctcGAGGGATTCATGAGTGGTGAAAATGGCACCAGTAAAGAACAGACATAAGCtattatttcagtgcaaatagCTATCAACTCTTTataaaaatttcagattttattccattttctcaGAAGAGAGAAACCTCTCATCTTTTCTGGATGGCGCAGCTTTAAAGACTTGCTTAGAACCTAAACAGCCAACTTAAACTACTTAGAATTTTCTGCAAGAACAAAAAGCAGTCATTTACAAACAGGCTGTATCAAAAAGGAATAAGTaagctcaaaaataaaaacttctaaGAAGAGTGTATTGCCTAATGGGATGTTACCAGGTCTCTGTGGATAAAGCTGTTTCTCTCCAGGTACTCCATTCCCTCACATACATCTTGGCACATAGTGAGCAGGACGTCTTTACTCAAAACTCCCCGTTTTTGTCTCAGGTAATTGAGAAGGCAGCCATGCTCCATGAACTCCGTCACGATGTAAATAGGTCTCTGTTGTGTGCACACACCATACAGCTGAACTAATTTAGGATGTGTTAGCTTCCTGAAAAGATTGAGATCGTGTCGTTATTACTTCCTCCGCCCAGTGCTAGCTCTCCAACccacaaaactgcaaaaaataccACCTGCcccaaatgttttatttataatcaGTATATGGCATCAGAGGCCTAGAACTGCCAGTAAGAGTGCCAAGCACACAACTCACATCATTACTTTAGCTTCTTCAATGAAATCCTCTTCATACATTGCACCTTCCCGAATTGCCTTGATGGCCACTTTATACTGCGCCCTCCATTTCCCAAGGCGCACTACACCAAACAGACCACTCCCCAGTTCTCTCATGAATGTCAGTTCCGAGGGATTAATTTCCCATTTctctataaaacaaaacaaatgacagCCCGTGACTCCTGTATTAAGGAACCTACTGAACTGGCAGGTGataaggaagaggaaagggaaactgGATTACTAGCAAATTAGGGAATTTAGGGAGAAAACCTCTTAGAATTACCTTGAAAAATGAACACTTCTATACctcacaaaacaaacacacttttAGGTAGACATGACCTTTAAGCAGCTCCTGACCAACACACAAGGCAAAACTCAAACCTTCTTGAGGCCAATAATTACGTACTGATATTGTCAGACTTGATTTCAACAAGCTGTCATCATAGAAAGTTGTGCCAATACGTAACAGCTGCTCACATCACCTGATGTGCCATGCTTAAAACAGGTTATTccaaattaatgtaaaaaaaaaaaaaaagtaaccccTCCACAAAGATCAAAGGGCCAAGGTTGAGTCAGAAGTCCGGAGGCTTATGAAGGAGCCAAAGGCACAGCTCTTTAATCGGGCAGAGCTCAAGGTGTCCACAAAAGCATGGAGGAAGATGCCGAATTCCCCTGAAGCACCGGTGACACATTCTGCCTCTCCTCACTGCTGCCCTTGGCACCACATGCCTGCCACCAGCCATGATGCCTTTGCACGCTGATCCTCTGAGCAAGGGCCTCCGAGGTACAACCTGGACCCACATAAGTTACTATAGCCAATCACAGCACAAAATTAGgtctttcaaaatttttagaaaatattgtaGCGTCTTAACATACATAAAATCATTAGAAAAGGTACGTGTAGATGACGTAGATATGCGTAGATAACACGCAATTACCATAGCTGAATCCTGCTGTCGTTGGTGCTGTCGTCTTCTTTGGGGTCACTGGGTAACGCAGCCTGGTAACGAGACCTGAGGTTCAATGATAATTCAAGAGACACAGTTTACTTCTGAAATAGCACCAGGCAGCAAATCAGCCACGTGTTCACTGCAAACTTCAACACTGATTAACAATAAGCTTATCGTTATATACAGCTTTGACCATATTTTCTGCTATTGCATTGTGTTGACTATAAAAAGTACCTACAAGAGGTACACAGGAGCACTCACTGCATTTAACTTGCTGCATCTTCTTTCCTGGCGAGAGATGGATACagatatatgcatacatatttgGGCTTTACAGTTATGCTGGCACCAAAAAGACTGAGGACCCCTTTCATAAATCAGATCAGAAAGATTATCTAAAACTCACAATGTTACTTTTGATCATTTCTGTTTCACACATACAAATGCCACCAGTTTCagtttatgtatatttttataaataaaataaatgctgcatGCTAGCTGAATATTCTCCTAAAATCTTGTCAGAACTTGATATGACAAAAGGaatgaagcaattaaaaataagtagtaAAATCAGTTCtaataaatgaaaagcagctttatGTTTTTGGAGCGTATTTTCCAGAATATCATCAGGAAATGCTGGGTCAACTGAACTTGATATAAACATCTGGAAAATATAGCTCATGAGGGAAATTTATGCACAGACTTGACTTGAAAAAATATACTACGTTAGTATCTGTGCCTTGAACCCGATTCCTGAATTCTCCCCATCCTGTCATACAGTGGGAGGACACCAGCATCAGCTGTAGATCTGAAGACTCATCTTTAGGGATTTCCTGAAGAACACATTACTATTCTCCTCATCTGTTTGCTATATGGAAAGGTAAGATCATTTTAAGTGGTGGTGACCTGCAGGTAAAATAAGCTAGTGCCTGGGAATACTCTGGGGAAGTACCATCCCTATCCATCTGCTGTGGGTTACAGGCAGCTGTTGGAGACACAATGTGGagctgaaagaaagatttttcctgACTCAATACAGCTGTTCTTCTGCTACTCTGGGGACAGTagcattactttttatttatttatttttacataaaacttttcaaattattgTCTATATTGGAAAAATGCAACATGCAGTATCTCATGACTTCCCTAAGAAAGAAGGATCTATAAAAACCTAAAAACCTTCATAAAAAGCCCTAAAACCACCTCACACTCCTTTTCAAATCAACCCTAAGCAACAGGAAAAATCCAATTCATCTACCTGCTGCGTTATGTTTATGATACTCAATTATTTCTGGAATGGAGTTGAAGAGATGTTTTTCTGCGAGGTAGTACTGCTTCGGTGACGTCACTGTTTCTTTTATATGGTAGTGTCTTATTCCTGATGAACCTtctctggaaaaataataacaataataacaattagTAATAATACAACTTCATTTGTTGTGAATTTTTTAAGAGGATCACATTGACTAGGAAAAGGAAACCGAAAGGGCCAGCATGGGTGCCCACTGTCACACGTTTCAGGAACAGCTTGAATATCAAAGATCCCAAGGGCTGGTGACTCACCGTCATCTCAGTGCTCAGACCAAGTTGAAGATAAACCCACAAAAGGTTAATTTTCAGCCCAGCGAGACACttgggctggcaggagggaagagacCAAGCGGGGTGGGAGAGCAAGACCTCCTCCTTTGGGTAGTTCAGGTCTACACTGGATTAAACCAAACATGACCTAACCATGGAGTCAAGAAGCTCATTTTAGTCACCCATCTTTTTTATCACAGCAGCCCTCATTGCTTTATTGAGCTCTCTCCTGGGGTTTCCTGCAGGCCATGGATTTGGACAAGACAAGGTGTGCAGAGCAGCCACAGAAACTCACCCTCCAAATTTTGTATAAAGGGAAACTGTATACAGGCCAGGCTGACTTGAGTCTCTCACCACAAAACCACCTTCTTTATCCTAAAATGCAAGCACATCGACAGTTTTGTACAAGCGGTTTTAAACTACACGTCTCTTCTACTCATTCTGTGATTTGCACGTACCAAAATAAGCCTTCACTTTAATAAAAGAAGCTACTTGACGCTAATTTTACGGTTAATACTGTAAGGCTGCTGTGCTCACCTCATTTCtgaggagctgctctgccttgcTTCTGTTCAGGTTTCTGCTGTACCACCTGCAACACGACATCAGTAACCAAAACTTCTCCAAGGTGCATGATTACATAAAATGCTTAAAACAAAGTATTACAAAGCTACAGATTCAATAGTTTTATGGTAAGCGAAGGTCAAGGACTGAACCTTTGTTAATGTACAAAAATCAGTCCCTATTACATTGTGCCATTCTCCCATAAAAAAtgccctggaaaaaaacatccagCGAGACCCCACAGAAGCCAATAAAGTGCAGGTAACTGAACTAATTTTGTGGCAAAAACACTTCTCAAAGACATGCAGGCTGATGGCAGTAGTTGCTCTGAACGGCAGCCCGAGGGCAGGCTGGCAGCCCCAGGGAAGCAGCTGCCCACACACCGGTCGAGCCACCTGCGGAGCTGCCTGCTAGACCGCTGTTTCGTTCAATAACTTCACGGTTCTGATTTTCCAGGGAGGACCCACCTACCAAAGAGGAGCTTGAAAGTGAATTAAATGTCACAGTTGCACATCCCCAAGGCTCGGTGCTGCATGGGCAGGTTAAAGCAGCCACAGAAGTACTGACATTTCAGCCAGCTGCAGCAAataacataaaaaggaaaaacaggcagCTCGCAAATGGCATGGTGCGATCATTTTGAGCTATGCTGTCACAGCGGTAACCAAGCAAGAAAGTGGCACAGCAGCCTCTGATCAAGTTCTGCTGTACCAGAGATAGTGGTTTCTTGCAGTTGGTAGATGACCTGGAGTAATCCTCCCTGGACTGTGCAGTGACTCAGAATTATAGCCCCAAGGTGGTAAGGCACAAAGTGGCTGGACCAGATAAGGCAGCCCagttccttccttccctttctgccagccccacagcccagcccagagcagggcagggctctTAACAAGAGCCTCAAAGATGAGAAAGCAACAAAGAACAAGTAAATCCCTCTTGTAAAACTGAGGGAAAAGTCCCAGAAGAAATTTGACCTTCTGTCAAAACACAGCAGTAGGAGCCATACGTGGCTGAGAGTAGTTTTGGAGCTAGTAATATGGTTTTGTAAACTGGCTTTAATTATTTCCTTACAGCTCCATTTTATCTGAAAGTCATGAGATATATCCTAAGTTCTCAGGCACAACGGTTTATGCTGTAGTGACATTTGAATATCAAGAACAACAGGCTTGGAGACTACAGTGTTAAACATTATCCTGATGTTCTTAAATAAATACTCCATAATTAAACATCAActggaaaaagcttttacagCTGATAAGTTATATGCATACACTGAGACTTAAAATGCACTGAGTGATATATTCTCTTGAAACTTagagctgctttccaaaatCTCTGTTCTGTTGTTTACTTTGAATTATTTCCACTATTTTGTACTCTACTATCTCACTGCCACACACTTTGGATAGATAGGTCactctaatattaaaaaaaccccaattcaGCACACTTATAATAggtaattttcctttaaagtttcCCCTTGTCCATCAGAGAATTGggaggggttttttgctttaatagTAATAGCCTAAAAACTACATGCCTGATGGCCATCTCACTGACTTGACTCTACATTACAAATCACAGCAAAATCAGTGAGGAGAATCAGAACAAATATATGcctatttcaaatatttaagtttCATCTCTCAGATCAATGCTATCCTATGTGAAGTAATTGctttcaaaactttaaaaatacattgttgtTCTTAAAGCATAGGTTTCATTTTCTGGTCTTCCAGATTGTAATTCAGATATTCACACTTACTCATATTGATCAAGGTTGTTGGACTTCTTTCCTGTTACATAGTTGCTTGGAATATAtccttgttttctaaaaaatacataatatatcATCTGagtgaaaacatgtaaaattgCACGCCTAGAAGACACCGTTTCATTCTGCTAATCACCAGAGGTCCCTTGCtgtcatttatttattactgaCCCACACACTCAACTGCTGATTATACAGAAACTAATTTTCCACGTCAACATTTCCATATTAACTTTCACTGCACCTAGAGAAGTGATACAGGCAGCAAAAGTGTCcaagaaaaccagcagaagGGGTGAAGAAGCATAaccctctgctgctctgtcactTCGGCGCTTGGAGGTCCCAGTCAGTCACTGGAAATACATATGGAGCCTGCCACGGCCTGATAACTCATCATTACCCCTAACATACTGTGACAGGGACCTGATAAATATTGAAGTATGGAAGCTTTGACCTTTAAAACCACAGGGAAAAGTTTTAATCCAGGGAATGTAAAGTTGTAGTCATTAAGGCATCTCAGTGCAACTCTCTCTCAACTCATTCAAAGATTGCCCCTAATGATCTAGCTATTAAATAAGATGATGCTTATTCAAGTCTGGAAGTCAGAGCCTGCTGAGCTGAGTGTTAACCATATTGCTCCCTAATGAGCCATTCCCCAGGGAAGCGGGAGTACTGTACCAGTCCAGCAAGGCTTTGCAGCCTGGCTGATGCTTTAATTGGGAAACCATAAAGTCTGACAAGAAATATAACTGGAAAAGCTTCCAGTTCTGCAACAGCGTTTGCACTCAGGCCCCAGAATTTATTAAGAACcgcacttttaaaaattggtttCTATGTGGGAATAAAGGTATGGATGAGGTTTCAGGGCTGGGGTGCAAAGTGGGGTCTAATACAGTTATTTGTTGACACACAGTCAATATGAACTACTACAACATGGAAATAGCCTTATGAactttataatgaaaaataaggaactCATGTTTACCCATATTTGTCTCTCGCCTTCCACCAGTGAATGTCGTTCTTCTCAATCACCGTATATTCTTCACCTTTCTCTAATCTTAAATCATGATGTTCTGTAGGCTCAAAATCATACATTGCTACCACCATCTCCTCCTCTTCGTTGCCATTTTCTTCAACTGGAGGAACAGGTGGCGGAGGCCTTCGCTGAAAACGACCCAACATGATTATCATCCCGCTCTGCTCCATTATTCCACCCCATCCACCCTTACCATCACACCAGTGCAAACTAGCCGAGCATCCCAGAGGCCAAAAGCTGGGCTAGTTCCAGGTTGCCCCAGGAGTGAGCTGTGGTGGCCTGGGAAGGCAGCTGGGGTGATGGGCAGATGATCACCTGGGTGCTACCCATGGGGCTGCCTCGCgctgcagccccacagctgccagTAAAGGGCAACGCTGGCTGGCGTTTGCTTTTCGACCACCTCTCCCACCACCAGTACAGATACAGCTAATAGGTGCAGCTAAATTTCAATGGGATTTTTTCCATCCTGAGATAGAGCGTGATGCCTATGGAAATAGACCTTTGCTCCAGGATAGGGAAAGAATCTCTGGAATTTAAACGCCAtctcaaaaagcagcagttatctattaaaaattataaaagttcTACCTACCGCACTTTTTTCTGGTATTGGAGAGGGCAATCTCATTACATCTAGAAACAAAGCACAGGAAGAGATTTGTGTCTATCCATTTAGctataaatttaaaaactaaataaaaggTTTAAATTTCAGATAAGGTTTTAATATCTTAACTAGCCTTCAGGATAGCTtagaaaatcagaaagcaaagacagCTCCAATTAAGCATTAGGAAAATGTTGATTAAGTATTCTTGCAAAAGCATCCTAAATCAGCCAGCAGGCTACATTCACCACAAATTTGGCAATGTCTGTGCCACACCAGAGCGTGCCACACAGACATCCCTGAATCAGCCCTCAGATGCAGAAatatatgagaaataaaaaagggatagagataaaaaaaatacataaaaagaaagcagtgttCTTGTCACCATGATATTCTAAAGGTCTGTTCCTATTGACATCTgctcttctaaaaaaaatagtacTCTCCCTTGCCCTTCCTTTGCTAAATAAGGCATGGAagttgtatgtattttttattatttctctcaaatccaaaactattttttctccCGCACTGCTTTTTTCCACACTTAAAAGGTTCAGCTATATGTCATGTTTTATTCTTGCTGGCCACGAGCCACTGTTTATTCAAGTCTTTTAATGCAACAAAATCCACAGGTCCCCACCATTGCCACTTAAGATGCCAACAAAAGAAATCATCTGGGCACCTCCGATTTCACTGGAAGGTAAGCAATGgctcaatttctttttctaatacGGAATTTTCCTTAAATTGAGGACTAAATAATTACTGTTAGCATCTGCTGCTGAACAAGCAGAACCTGTGATTTGGATGCTGGAAGATGCACATGCCTATGGAAGTCACGGTTCACCCAGGTTCAGCATATGGACGTTTACAAACCTCTAAGAAAATTCAGTCCTGTGTTTGTAAATACATTGAGCCTTCTTGTATCGTTTTTATACTGGACGCAACACAGTTATTATTCTTTTACATGGGTATGTAGAAGTTGATTATTAAAACTGAAGAGCTGGCAAGGATTTCTAGCTGAATCTTTTTCACCATCAGGTTTT from Aquila chrysaetos chrysaetos chromosome 1, bAquChr1.4, whole genome shotgun sequence harbors:
- the TEC gene encoding tyrosine-protein kinase Tec isoform X1, whose product is MNTTTILQELLIKRSQQKKRTSPLNYKERLFVLTKSMLTYYEGRAEKKYRKGSVDISRIKCVEVVKSDGIIPCQNKYPFQVVYDANTLYIFAPSAQSRDQWVRNLKEEIKNNSNIMVKYHPKFWTEGIYQCCRQTEKLAPGCEKYNLFENNVMRLPSPIPEKSARRPPPPVPPVEENGNEEEEMVVAMYDFEPTEHHDLRLEKGEEYTVIEKNDIHWWKARDKYGKQGYIPSNYVTGKKSNNLDQYEWYSRNLNRSKAEQLLRNEDKEGGFVVRDSSQPGLYTVSLYTKFGGEGSSGIRHYHIKETVTSPKQYYLAEKHLFNSIPEIIEYHKHNAAGLVTRLRYPVTPKKTTAPTTAGFSYEKWEINPSELTFMRELGSGLFGVVRLGKWRAQYKVAIKAIREGAMYEEDFIEEAKVMMKLTHPKLVQLYGVCTQQRPIYIVTEFMEHGCLLNYLRQKRGVLSKDVLLTMCQDVCEGMEYLERNSFIHRDLAARNCLVSDSGVVKVSDFGMTRYVLDDQYTSSSGAKFPVKWCPPEVFNYSRFSSKSDVWSFGVLMWEVFTEGKMPFEKSSNYEVVTMVSQGHRLYRPKLACKQVYETMMMCWQEKPEGRPTFEDLLHKIIDIAEGEDAF
- the TEC gene encoding tyrosine-protein kinase Tec isoform X2, producing MVKYHPKFWTEGIYQCCRQTEKLAPGCEKYNLFENNVMRLPSPIPEKSARRPPPPVPPVEENGNEEEEMVVAMYDFEPTEHHDLRLEKGEEYTVIEKNDIHWWKARDKYGKQGYIPSNYVTGKKSNNLDQYEWYSRNLNRSKAEQLLRNEDKEGGFVVRDSSQPGLYTVSLYTKFGGEGSSGIRHYHIKETVTSPKQYYLAEKHLFNSIPEIIEYHKHNAAGLVTRLRYPVTPKKTTAPTTAGFSYEKWEINPSELTFMRELGSGLFGVVRLGKWRAQYKVAIKAIREGAMYEEDFIEEAKVMMKLTHPKLVQLYGVCTQQRPIYIVTEFMEHGCLLNYLRQKRGVLSKDVLLTMCQDVCEGMEYLERNSFIHRDLAARNCLVSDSGVVKVSDFGMTRYVLDDQYTSSSGAKFPVKWCPPEVFNYSRFSSKSDVWSFGVLMWEVFTEGKMPFEKSSNYEVVTMVSQGHRLYRPKLACKQVYETMMMCWQEKPEGRPTFEDLLHKIIDIAEGEDAF